One Nicotiana tomentosiformis chromosome 4, ASM39032v3, whole genome shotgun sequence genomic window carries:
- the LOC138909637 gene encoding uncharacterized protein, with protein MAIKLVVGGLTMNVISAYSPQAGLDEEVNRRFWEGLDEVVRGIPPTEKLFVGGYFNGHIGTSVGGYGEVHGGFVFRDRNRGGTSMLDFAKAFELVIVNSSFPKRGELGYFSKFSG; from the coding sequence ATGGCTATTAAGTTAGTGGTTGGTGGGCTCACTATGAATGTCATTAGCGCTTACTCTCCTCAAGCAGGCTTGGATGAGGAGGTCAATAGGCGTTTCTGGGAGGGTTTGGATGAGGTGGTGCGTGGTATTCCGCCCACGGAGAAGTTATTTGTAGGAGGATATTTCAATGGGCATATCGGGACATCAGTTGGTGGCTATGGCGAGGTTCATGGCGGCTTTGTCTTTAGGGATAGGAACAGAGGTGGCACCTCGATGTTGGATTTCGCTAAGGCTTTTGAGTTGGTGATTGTGAACTCTAGTTTTCCAAAGAGAGGAGAACTTGGTTACTTTTCAAAGTTCAGTGGCTAA
- the LOC104116418 gene encoding uncharacterized protein: protein MEPFQKQRFIQKYRSRLGMETTISNVNGKIWLFLDVVIQWDVIIDTEQQLTIMVYHQHLCKHIIMTFVYAKCSSLDRLELWDNLYYLASDMELPWVVGGDFNIVLNEEDNIGGLPVYPPDYEDFALCVNSYGLFDMGYKGSPFTWWNGRSNSECIFKRLDRIFVNLPFQTLFPTTEVEHHIRTGSDHAPLLMSYGE, encoded by the coding sequence ATGGAGCCATTCCAAAAGCAGAGGTTTATTCAAAAATACAGGAGTAGACTAGGCATGGAAACAACAATATCCAATGTCAATGGCAAGATATGGCTCTTTCTTGATGTTGTGATTCAATGGGATGTGATCATTGACACTGAGCAGCAACTTACCATCATGGTTTACCATCAACATCTTTGTAAGCACATCATCATGACCTTTGTATATGCAAAGTGTTCATCATTGGATAGATTAGAGTTGTGGGATAATCTATACTACCTTGCTAGTGACATGGAGTTACCTTGGGTGGTCGGAGGGGATTTTAATATTGTTCTTAATGAAGAAGACAACATTGGAGGACTTCCAGTGTACCCTCCAGATTATGAAGATTTTGCATTATGTGTAAACTCCTATGGCTTGTTTGACATGGGATATAAAGGGAGCCCATTCACCTGGTGGAATGGGAGGTCAAACTCAGAGTGCATCTTCAAAAGATTAGACAGAATCTTTGTCAACTTACCATTCCAGACATTATTCCCTACTACAGAAGTTGAACACCACATCAGAACAGGCTCCGACCATGCCCCTCTACTAATGAGTTATGGAGAGTAG
- the LOC138909636 gene encoding uncharacterized protein, with the protein MDRRVSESFQQDQGYLSNPPVLVPLEHEKPVLLYLSNLDNAFGCMLGQHDETERKEQAVYYLSKKFTPCEAKYTLIERTCCALAWITQMMRHYIEFVIVHLTHKAIKGQALDDRVAENPVDKDYELLTTYFPDEEVLFTGEDIAESYPGGRMFFDGASNFKGVGIGLVLISESGQHYPASTNIRFPCTNYMAEYEACFLGIRMSVDMNIKELLVIGDSDLLIHQVRGEWTTKNVKILSYLHYVKELCKKFTKIEFKHIPRILSEFADALETLSSMIQHPDTNYIDPIEIEVRDQHAYYFHVDEEPDGKPWYCDIKKFP; encoded by the exons ATGGACAGAAGAGTGTCAGAAAGCTTTCAACAAGATCAAGGGTATTTGTCAAACCCGCCAGTGTTGGTTCCTCTTGAGCACGAAAAGCCAGTATTATTATATTTGTCAAATTTGGACAATGCATTCGGATGCATGttgggacaacacgacgagaCCGAGAGGAAAGAGCAAGCTGTCTACTACTTGAGCAAGAAGTTTACACCATGTGAAGCTAAATACACTTTGATAGAGCGGACCTGCTGCGCCTTGGCTTGGATCACCCAGATGATGAGGCATTACAT CGAGTTCGTGATTGTGCACTTAACGCATAAGGCCATCAAAGGACAAGCCTTAGATGACCGCGTTGCGGAGAATCCAGTGGACAAAGATTATGAGCTGCTCACTACATACTTTCCGGACGAAGAAGTGTTGTTCACTGGAGAAGACATTGCAGAGTCATACCCAGGagggagaatgttcttcgacggagcatcaaatttcaaaggagtgggAATTGGATTAGTCTTAATTTCAGAATCAGGACAACATTATCCGGCATCAACAAATATAAGGTTCCCCTGCACCAATTATATGGCCGAGTATGAAGCATGCTTCCTCGGGATTAGGATGTCAGTCGACATGAACATAAAAGAGCTTCTGGTCATAGGAGATTCTGATCTGTTGATACATCAAGTTCGAGGAGAATGGActaccaagaatgtcaagatccTTTCGTACCTACATTACGTAAAGGAGttatgcaagaagttcacaaagatcgAGTTCAAACACATTCCCAGAATCTTGAGCGAGTTTGCCGATGCTCTCGAAACTTTATCATCCATGATCCAACATCCAGATACAAATTACATCGACCCTATTGAGATAGAGGTCCGGGATCAGCATGCATACTATTTCCATGTAGATGAAGAGCCAGACGGTAAACCATGGTACTGCGACATCAAAAAGTTTCCTTGA
- the LOC104116419 gene encoding uncharacterized protein: MAEPVLAKGGRLWWNFRTTKTLWANFMWNKYCKKELPTTVQFREGSHVWRKMLEAREEIEHEILWELNRGTTNIWHENWTGLGALYHAVPSDFDTNENLQEVIELREGYDWNYQMLENNFPAEIAAYISQELHFENTYEGCDTLKWMPTASGRFSVTTAWQLMRHRAHPKHEYKLLRTKGLPFKISFFLWRLWKGKVPTYDMWRKNGYMVVSKCWCCLQPEADSIQHLFLTSSTANRVWRFFGQAAGSSNSDNLGALEEKKHNEV, encoded by the exons ATGGCAGAACCTGTGCTTGCCAAAGGAGGAAG ACTTTGGTGGAACTTCAGGACAACAAAAACTCTTTGGGCCAACTTCATGTGGAATAAGTACTGCAAAAAGGAACTCCCCACTACTGTCCAATTTAGGGAAGGCTCACATGTTTGGAGGAAAATGTTGGAGGCAAGGGAAGAAATAGAACATGAAATACTATGGGAATTGAACAGAGGCACCACCAACATTTGGCATGAAAACTGGACTGGTCTAGGTGCTTTGTATCATGCTGTGCCATCAGACTTTGACACCAATGAAAACCTTCAGGAGGTAATTGAGCTAAGAGAAGGGTATGACTGGAATTATCAGATGCTGGAGAATAACTTTCCAGCAGAGATTGCAGCATACATCAGTCAGGAGCTTCATTTTGAAAATACATATGAAGGTTGTGACACTCTTAAATGGATGCCTACTGCTTCAGGGAGGTTCTCAGTAACTACTGCTTGGCAATTAATGAGGCACAGAGCACATCCAAAACATGAATATAAACTACTGCGGACTAAAGGTCTACCCTTcaaaatttctttctttctttggcGACTATGGAAAGGAAAAGTTCCAACATATGACATGTGGAGAAAGAATGGCTACATGGTGGTATCAAAATGTTGGTGTTGTCTTCAACCTGAGGCAGACTCTATTCAACATCTTTTCTTAACAAGTTCTACAGCAAACAGAGTGTGGAGATTTTTTGGACAGGCAGCAg GTAGCTCCAACAGTGATAACCTGGGAGCTTTGGAAGAGAAGAAACACAATGAAGTATGA